From Enterococcus wangshanyuanii, the proteins below share one genomic window:
- a CDS encoding DUF5067 domain-containing protein, translating to MTKKPIKVLLLFLLLVFSGCSAKLADKKESFEGKGIDYTIQLPSTWETVTDFKVKYSNEAVFGAQDTKSNSTLVVMSERKEAITLDEGFGKRMRKELKEQYNYEKESEIFMKEFKVGKYKGYKYTLDTMFEKRSTWLHLYYIETAHGLLQLNYYSANDGGHEKRAEIIDESARSVKEVSDSGNDTSAETDEVVFENETLSIHLTGVMNLNGEDNKKLLALRYTVKNIGEQEITAKVWDEAIQVTQNGQTLTEGKLPKENTILDIPKLIEQKSEAITIGASAESVSLYELEDTSEVTLVPSKERFPEADEIPIIITTAAEEGDK from the coding sequence ATGACTAAGAAACCAATAAAAGTGTTACTGTTGTTCCTACTTCTTGTTTTTAGTGGTTGTTCAGCTAAACTAGCGGATAAAAAGGAATCCTTTGAAGGAAAAGGCATCGACTATACGATTCAGCTACCGAGTACATGGGAAACAGTAACAGATTTCAAAGTAAAATACAGTAACGAAGCAGTGTTTGGTGCACAAGATACCAAAAGCAACTCAACGTTGGTCGTGATGAGTGAAAGAAAAGAAGCTATTACTCTTGACGAAGGTTTTGGCAAGCGGATGCGAAAGGAACTGAAAGAACAGTATAACTATGAAAAAGAATCTGAAATTTTTATGAAAGAATTTAAGGTTGGTAAATATAAAGGATATAAATATACCTTAGATACAATGTTTGAAAAACGGTCAACTTGGCTGCATCTATACTATATTGAAACAGCGCACGGGCTTCTTCAACTGAATTATTATTCTGCAAATGATGGTGGTCATGAAAAAAGAGCGGAGATTATTGATGAATCGGCACGCTCTGTAAAAGAAGTCAGCGATTCAGGAAATGACACTTCTGCTGAAACTGATGAAGTGGTTTTTGAAAACGAAACGCTCTCGATCCATTTAACTGGTGTGATGAATTTAAATGGGGAAGACAACAAAAAATTACTTGCGTTACGCTATACAGTTAAAAATATCGGTGAACAAGAGATAACAGCTAAAGTTTGGGATGAAGCCATCCAGGTAACTCAAAATGGTCAAACCTTAACTGAAGGCAAACTGCCAAAAGAAAACACGATATTGGATATTCCTAAATTGATCGAGCAAAAAAGTGAAGCAATTACGATTGGAGCAAGTGCAGAAAGTGTATCTTTATACGAGCTGGAGGATACAAGTGAAGTGACCTTAGTGCCTTCTAAAGAACGTTTTCCAGAGGCCGATGAGATTCCGATCATCATAACGACTGCAGCTGAGGAAGGAGATAAATGA
- a CDS encoding HAD-IIB family hydrolase, protein MNVIFCDIDGTFQEMGQEIPQVNFDAIYALQKQGDHFVFISGRGYAQLEELINQLDSECDMIFSNGGGHKLVGQPVEYNHCLSLDECKKAITILEERNIFYHLHTNEGIILKPVENYEENILALREKLAPMGDIGKQIMDFKENFFKTECYHVEDPLAYLVEHPEVKVMKIELMEASDAEHEKLRRLLGSDTAYVFSSFTQCLEVVDPKSSKGYAIKEFMNAYPEAVSYGIGDGENDLAMLEAVDVSLAVGNALDIVKAQCDRVIGDCADGGVGKFIFAELIK, encoded by the coding sequence ATGAATGTTATTTTTTGTGATATAGATGGTACGTTTCAGGAAATGGGGCAAGAAATTCCGCAGGTCAATTTTGATGCAATATATGCCCTTCAAAAACAAGGAGATCATTTTGTGTTTATCAGCGGTCGTGGCTATGCGCAATTAGAAGAGCTAATAAATCAGCTGGATAGTGAATGTGATATGATTTTCAGCAATGGTGGTGGCCACAAATTAGTCGGTCAGCCAGTTGAGTACAATCATTGCTTGTCTTTGGATGAATGTAAAAAAGCGATTACGATTTTAGAAGAACGCAATATTTTTTATCATCTCCATACAAATGAAGGAATCATTTTAAAACCAGTTGAGAATTATGAAGAAAATATTTTAGCTTTAAGAGAAAAACTTGCGCCAATGGGAGATATTGGAAAGCAAATCATGGACTTCAAAGAAAATTTCTTTAAAACGGAATGTTATCATGTAGAGGATCCGTTGGCTTATTTAGTGGAGCATCCTGAGGTGAAAGTAATGAAGATCGAACTGATGGAGGCTAGTGATGCCGAACATGAGAAGTTACGCAGATTATTGGGGAGTGACACAGCATATGTCTTTTCTTCATTTACGCAGTGTCTAGAAGTGGTCGATCCAAAAAGCAGCAAAGGTTATGCAATCAAAGAATTTATGAATGCTTATCCAGAGGCAGTCAGCTATGGTATTGGCGATGGCGAAAATGATTTGGCGATGCTGGAAGCCGTTGATGTTTCACTTGCGGTCGGTAATGCGTTAGATATCGTTAAAGCACAATGCGACCGAGTGATCGGTGATTGCGCTGATGGAGGCGTTGGAAAATTTATTTTTGCAGAATTAATAAAATAA
- a CDS encoding MerR family transcriptional regulator translates to MEYTIKKVAELSGISTRTLRYYDEIDLLKPARINSSGYRIYGTKEIDRLQQILFYRSLEMKLEDIQKLLNEPDYDPQKALQQHYEQLLEKRTMIDHLILTVEKTIHYQKGEIDMTDKEKFIGFKQQKLQENEERYGQEIREKYGEETVEASNKQWLNLSEADVEKMERIEKELFAALKIVIETKDYQSDEAKTAFSKHREWLMITSPNYSVEMHKGLGQMYVGDERFAAYYNDRVGDTAADTLNQIIQQFTK, encoded by the coding sequence ATGGAATATACAATCAAAAAAGTGGCTGAATTATCCGGAATCAGCACACGAACACTACGCTATTATGACGAAATCGACTTATTGAAACCTGCGCGCATCAATTCTTCCGGTTATCGTATATATGGCACAAAAGAAATCGATCGTCTTCAGCAGATTCTTTTTTACCGCTCACTAGAGATGAAGCTTGAGGATATCCAAAAGTTGCTAAATGAACCTGATTATGATCCTCAAAAAGCATTACAGCAACACTATGAGCAACTTTTAGAAAAACGCACGATGATCGATCATCTGATCCTGACTGTAGAAAAAACGATCCACTATCAAAAAGGAGAGATAGACATGACTGATAAAGAAAAATTTATTGGCTTTAAACAACAAAAATTACAAGAAAATGAAGAACGATATGGACAAGAAATCCGTGAAAAATACGGAGAAGAAACGGTAGAAGCTTCAAATAAGCAGTGGCTAAATTTAAGCGAAGCAGATGTTGAAAAAATGGAGCGTATTGAAAAAGAACTGTTTGCTGCTTTGAAAATAGTTATAGAAACCAAAGACTATCAATCTGACGAAGCAAAAACTGCCTTCTCAAAACACAGAGAATGGCTGATGATCACTTCTCCTAACTATTCTGTTGAAATGCACAAAGGACTAGGTCAAATGTATGTTGGTGATGAACGTTTTGCTGCTTATTACAATGATCGGGTTGGTGATACAGCTGCCGACACATTGAATCAGATCATCCAGCAATTCACAAAATAG
- a CDS encoding DUF1827 family protein, translated as MKLIETPMNKNLNLEYFYPNITKFVFGSKAIKFFKLYALDRTQIVYADAYDKIDIIMINTKKKIAKAEVDFVIKRLLNATREDVEVHIGVKNKMTEAGYSFSAPRKDIIVIQKSVSAE; from the coding sequence ATGAAATTAATCGAAACACCAATGAATAAAAATTTGAATTTAGAATATTTTTATCCAAATATAACAAAATTTGTATTTGGTTCTAAAGCAATAAAGTTCTTTAAATTATATGCACTGGACCGAACACAGATCGTTTATGCGGATGCCTATGATAAAATCGACATCATCATGATCAATACGAAGAAAAAAATTGCAAAAGCGGAAGTTGATTTTGTGATCAAGAGACTTTTGAATGCGACGAGAGAGGATGTCGAAGTACATATCGGCGTAAAAAATAAAATGACAGAAGCGGGTTATTCTTTCAGTGCACCTAGAAAGGATATCATTGTGATCCAAAAATCAGTTTCTGCTGAGTAA
- a CDS encoding GtrA family protein, protein MKELFHKYKEVISYLVFGVATTIVNIAVFFICKDLFGIDYKISNTIGWFLSVLFAFFTNKYFVFASQHVNLGAFFKEMLLFYWYRILSFVIDMALMVLMIEWLHISDFWAKMVTQVVVIVLNYFFSKFLIFNKKAS, encoded by the coding sequence TTGAAAGAGCTATTTCATAAATATAAAGAAGTCATTTCTTATTTAGTTTTTGGTGTGGCAACAACGATTGTCAATATTGCCGTATTTTTTATCTGTAAAGATCTGTTTGGTATTGATTATAAAATCAGCAATACAATTGGCTGGTTTTTATCTGTCTTGTTTGCTTTTTTTACAAACAAGTATTTTGTTTTTGCCAGTCAGCATGTTAATTTGGGGGCATTTTTTAAAGAAATGCTGCTATTTTACTGGTATCGTATTTTATCGTTTGTGATTGATATGGCTTTGATGGTATTGATGATCGAGTGGCTGCATATCTCTGATTTTTGGGCTAAAATGGTCACGCAAGTTGTCGTGATCGTATTAAATTATTTCTTTAGCAAGTTTTTGATTTTTAATAAAAAAGCTTCTTAG
- a CDS encoding nicotinate phosphoribosyltransferase, with product MKRVYKDDSLTLHTDLYQINMMQTYWELGRADIHSVFECYFREMPFNHGYAIFAGLERLVDYLENLTFSDTDIAYLREVEEYPEDFLTYLKEFEFKCTVRSALEGDLVFNNEPLIQVEGPLAQCQLIETALLNMVNFQTLIATKAARIKSVIGEDPLMEFGTRRAQELDAAIWGTRAAFIGGADATSNVRAGKIFGIPVSGTHAHSLVQSYGNDYDAFTAYAQTHKDCVFLVDTYDTLKSGVPSAIRVAKEMGDKINFLGVRLDSGDMAYISKRVREQLDEAGFTEAKIYASNDLDENTILSLKMQKAKIDVWGVGTKLITAYDQPALGAVFKLVSIEDKDGKMKDTIKLSSNAEKVTTPGKKQVWRITRKSDKKSEGDYVTLWDEDPREQEEIYMFHPVHTFINKTVRNFEARAVLQDIFVEGKRVYELPTLEEIKHYAKENLDSLWEEYKRDLNPQKYPVDLSTECWNHKMRLLEKVRVDVKALTENK from the coding sequence ATGAAACGAGTTTATAAAGATGATAGTTTAACGTTACATACAGATTTATATCAAATCAATATGATGCAAACATATTGGGAGTTAGGACGTGCAGATATCCATTCTGTTTTTGAATGCTATTTTCGAGAAATGCCGTTTAATCATGGCTATGCTATATTTGCCGGATTGGAGCGACTAGTCGATTATTTAGAGAATCTTACATTTTCTGACACAGATATTGCGTATCTTAGAGAAGTGGAGGAATATCCTGAAGATTTCCTAACTTACTTAAAAGAATTTGAATTTAAATGTACTGTTCGTTCTGCCTTGGAAGGCGATCTAGTGTTCAATAATGAACCATTGATCCAGGTTGAAGGCCCCTTAGCTCAGTGCCAGTTGATCGAGACAGCTTTACTAAATATGGTCAACTTCCAAACCTTGATCGCTACAAAAGCGGCTCGAATCAAGTCCGTGATCGGTGAAGATCCGTTGATGGAATTTGGCACACGCAGAGCTCAAGAGTTGGATGCGGCTATTTGGGGAACACGTGCGGCATTTATCGGCGGGGCAGATGCTACGAGCAATGTGCGCGCAGGCAAAATTTTTGGTATCCCTGTGAGTGGAACACATGCACATTCACTTGTTCAGTCTTATGGTAATGATTACGATGCCTTCACAGCTTACGCTCAAACGCACAAAGATTGTGTCTTTTTAGTCGATACGTATGATACTTTAAAATCTGGCGTGCCAAGTGCGATTCGTGTAGCAAAAGAGATGGGCGATAAAATCAATTTCCTTGGTGTTCGTTTAGACAGCGGAGATATGGCCTACATCTCTAAACGCGTACGTGAACAGTTAGATGAAGCAGGTTTCACTGAGGCAAAAATTTATGCATCAAACGATCTGGACGAAAATACGATCTTGAGTTTAAAAATGCAAAAAGCTAAGATCGATGTTTGGGGTGTTGGAACCAAGCTGATCACAGCGTACGACCAGCCTGCATTAGGAGCGGTGTTCAAATTAGTGTCGATCGAAGATAAAGACGGCAAGATGAAAGACACGATCAAGCTTTCAAGCAATGCAGAAAAGGTAACTACACCAGGGAAAAAACAAGTGTGGCGGATTACACGTAAATCAGATAAAAAATCTGAAGGCGACTATGTCACTTTATGGGACGAAGATCCGCGCGAACAGGAAGAAATTTACATGTTCCATCCAGTGCATACATTTATCAACAAGACAGTTAGAAATTTTGAAGCAAGAGCAGTCTTGCAGGATATTTTTGTTGAAGGAAAAAGAGTGTATGAATTACCGACATTAGAAGAAATCAAACACTATGCTAAAGAGAATCTTGATTCATTATGGGAAGAATACAAACGAGATCTTAATCCGCAAAAATATCCAGTAGATCTATCGACAGAATGCTGGAATCATAAAATGCGTCTACTTGAAAAAGTCCGTGTTGATGTAAAGGCACTGACAGAAAATAAATAA
- the nadE gene encoding ammonia-dependent NAD(+) synthetase: MDSLQKAIIEELGAKAQIDPQEEIRKSIDFMKSYLYKYPFLKTLVLGISGGQDSSLAGRLAQLTMEEMRIETKDDSYQFIAVRLPYGEQADEADAKKALDFIKPDISLRVDIKPAIDASVASLNDTGISISDFNKGNMKARQRMIVQYAIAGEKSGAVIGTDHAAENITGFYTKYGDGGADILPLFRLNKRQGKALLKELGAPSELYLKIPTADLEDDKPLVADEVALGVTYDDIDDYVEGKEVSEKAKETIENWYKKTQHKRHMPITIFDDFWK; encoded by the coding sequence ATGGATTCTTTGCAAAAAGCGATCATCGAAGAATTAGGAGCTAAAGCTCAAATCGATCCTCAAGAAGAAATTCGTAAGAGTATCGATTTTATGAAAAGCTATCTATATAAGTACCCATTTTTAAAAACGCTAGTGTTAGGAATCAGTGGTGGTCAAGACTCCAGCTTAGCCGGAAGATTGGCACAGCTCACAATGGAAGAAATGCGCATAGAAACCAAAGATGATTCTTATCAATTTATTGCTGTTCGTTTACCTTATGGCGAACAGGCAGATGAAGCAGACGCTAAAAAGGCATTGGATTTTATCAAACCAGATATTTCTTTGCGAGTAGATATCAAACCGGCAATCGATGCGAGCGTGGCTTCACTGAATGACACGGGGATTTCAATAAGCGATTTCAACAAAGGGAATATGAAAGCCCGTCAACGGATGATCGTACAATATGCCATTGCAGGTGAAAAATCAGGCGCTGTAATAGGAACAGATCATGCTGCGGAAAATATTACTGGTTTTTACACGAAATATGGCGACGGTGGAGCAGATATCTTACCATTGTTCCGCTTGAACAAGCGACAAGGGAAAGCCCTATTAAAAGAATTAGGTGCGCCATCAGAACTGTATTTAAAAATCCCAACTGCAGATTTAGAAGATGATAAGCCGTTAGTAGCAGATGAAGTCGCTTTAGGTGTGACTTACGATGACATCGATGACTATGTGGAAGGCAAAGAGGTTTCTGAAAAAGCAAAAGAGACGATAGAGAATTGGTATAAAAAGACGCAACACAAACGCCATATGCCAATTACGATTTTTGATGATTTTTGGAAATAA
- a CDS encoding cation-translocating P-type ATPase → MRNLFKKKRDIDNETFFSSEEKQQGVSTEDIRIPETVKGLSDQEVEALYAEGKYNKETEDLSRTTKQIILDNSLTLFNFINLFLAIAVFAVGYPKNALFFWIIIINTAIGVFQEIHAKRTIDKLSIVNKTEVLTLRQGQLKKIFQDDIVLGDVLVLTLGNQVPSDGIVLHGDGMEVDESLLTGESDKILKGNGDKIMSGSFITSGLGFVKITAVGEDNFVSKLSKEAKTEKKSTSELMNSLNLLIKGLTFAIVPIGVLLFWSQYQSTHSFPKTVLGVSGALISMIPEGLMLLTSVAFAVGAANLARKQTLIQRLACIETLARVDTICLDKTGTITDGTLTFKELIPLAGFPASEIERAMSEMMAGLSDQNATAKVLRKRFPQQQAEWAVKKVMPFSSDRKWSGITFNEKGTFVMGAPEFIYSELPNELRERLAPYNEQGDRVLILIHSDAELTGPILPNEKETVAIFIIADTLRENAADTFSYFAKQDVTLKVISGDNPITVSQIAKQAGIAGAEHFVDMSKVSDSENFNELVEKTTVFGRVTPYQKRELIQALKENGHTTCMTGDGVNDILSLREADVSVAMASGSDAARAVSDVVLLNSDFSSMIQVLNEGRRVINNIERVASMYMVKTIYSAILAVTFIFLLLPYPFAPLQLTPINTLTVGIPSFILALEPNYQRIKGHFLTNILRISVPGALTVVFNILILQLAGIWFGLPHQDVSTMCVLLTGCVGFQVLFRAARPLDLKKKIMIGLLIAAFLVCFLIFGEFFMLTSLFTKNVFFYLPLVLGSRSIFNYISLVMTRVVYEVEKRKENRKIKKKKRVI, encoded by the coding sequence ATGAGAAATTTGTTCAAGAAAAAAAGAGATATCGATAACGAAACGTTTTTTTCATCAGAAGAAAAACAACAAGGAGTAAGTACTGAAGATATACGAATTCCGGAGACGGTCAAAGGACTATCTGACCAAGAAGTCGAAGCACTCTATGCTGAGGGAAAATACAATAAGGAAACAGAAGATCTATCCAGAACAACGAAACAGATCATTTTGGATAATTCATTGACATTATTTAATTTCATCAATTTGTTTCTAGCAATCGCTGTTTTTGCTGTAGGATATCCTAAAAATGCGCTTTTTTTCTGGATCATCATCATCAATACGGCAATCGGTGTTTTTCAGGAAATTCATGCGAAACGAACGATCGACAAGCTATCGATCGTCAATAAAACAGAGGTTTTGACTTTAAGACAAGGACAATTAAAAAAGATTTTTCAAGATGACATTGTTTTAGGCGATGTTCTCGTTTTGACATTGGGCAATCAAGTGCCATCTGACGGCATCGTTCTTCATGGAGATGGTATGGAAGTTGATGAATCGCTTTTAACGGGAGAGTCTGATAAGATCCTGAAAGGGAATGGAGACAAAATCATGAGCGGGAGCTTTATCACTTCTGGGTTAGGTTTTGTCAAAATCACAGCTGTAGGCGAAGACAATTTTGTTTCCAAGCTGTCTAAAGAAGCAAAAACAGAAAAAAAATCAACATCAGAGCTTATGAACTCCTTAAATCTTTTGATTAAAGGGCTGACTTTTGCAATCGTGCCTATTGGAGTATTGCTATTTTGGTCTCAATATCAGTCCACACACTCTTTCCCTAAAACAGTTTTAGGGGTATCGGGTGCGTTGATCAGTATGATTCCAGAAGGATTGATGCTTTTAACCAGTGTGGCGTTTGCCGTAGGTGCAGCTAATTTAGCACGGAAGCAAACGCTGATACAACGCCTAGCGTGTATCGAAACACTAGCACGCGTGGATACAATTTGTTTGGACAAAACGGGGACAATTACCGATGGAACATTAACATTCAAGGAGCTGATCCCATTAGCTGGTTTTCCTGCTAGTGAAATCGAGCGCGCGATGAGTGAAATGATGGCTGGTCTATCCGATCAAAATGCAACGGCAAAAGTGCTGAGAAAAAGATTTCCACAGCAACAAGCAGAATGGGCAGTAAAAAAGGTCATGCCATTTTCTTCTGATCGGAAGTGGAGTGGGATTACATTTAATGAAAAAGGGACCTTTGTAATGGGCGCTCCTGAATTTATTTATTCGGAACTGCCGAATGAGCTTCGTGAAAGGCTTGCACCTTACAATGAGCAAGGGGATCGAGTGTTGATTTTGATTCATTCTGATGCAGAGTTAACGGGGCCGATTTTACCAAATGAAAAAGAAACGGTAGCCATTTTTATTATTGCGGATACGTTACGGGAAAATGCAGCAGATACTTTCTCTTATTTTGCGAAACAGGATGTTACTCTGAAGGTTATTTCTGGGGACAATCCAATCACAGTCTCTCAAATTGCCAAGCAAGCTGGAATTGCCGGAGCGGAACACTTTGTTGATATGAGTAAAGTATCTGATTCTGAAAATTTTAATGAGCTGGTTGAAAAAACAACAGTTTTTGGTCGAGTAACACCGTATCAAAAAAGGGAATTGATTCAGGCTTTAAAAGAAAATGGTCATACGACGTGTATGACAGGTGATGGTGTAAACGATATTCTTTCTTTAAGAGAAGCAGATGTTAGTGTAGCAATGGCTAGCGGAAGCGATGCGGCTAGAGCTGTGTCAGATGTCGTGTTACTAAATTCAGATTTTAGTTCCATGATCCAAGTATTGAATGAAGGTCGTCGTGTGATCAATAATATTGAACGTGTGGCATCGATGTATATGGTCAAAACGATTTATTCTGCCATTCTTGCAGTGACGTTTATTTTCTTATTATTGCCGTATCCATTTGCTCCGTTACAGTTAACACCGATCAATACACTAACTGTTGGAATTCCGTCCTTTATTTTAGCGTTAGAACCAAACTATCAACGGATCAAAGGGCATTTTTTAACTAACATTCTTAGAATTTCCGTGCCGGGAGCGCTGACAGTTGTTTTTAATATTTTGATTTTGCAATTGGCAGGGATTTGGTTTGGTTTGCCTCATCAGGATGTTTCTACGATGTGTGTTCTGTTAACGGGATGTGTTGGCTTCCAGGTTCTTTTCAGAGCGGCGCGGCCTTTAGATTTGAAAAAGAAAATCATGATTGGACTGTTGATTGCAGCATTCTTAGTTTGTTTCTTGATTTTCGGAGAATTTTTCATGCTGACCTCCTTATTTACAAAAAACGTATTCTTTTACTTACCGCTTGTTTTAGGTAGCCGTTCGATCTTTAATTATATTTCATTGGTGATGACCCGAGTGGTTTATGAAGTAGAGAAGAGAAAAGAAAACAGAAAAATAAAAAAGAAAAAACGTGTGATTTAA